In Aspergillus flavus chromosome 3, complete sequence, one genomic interval encodes:
- a CDS encoding molecular chaperone (DnaJ domain protein), which produces MPHEDDVPDIPDEAPLETDLYETLGVKGDATADQIKSAYRKLALKHHPDKAPEDQKEEANKKFQQIAFAYAILSDERRRRRFDLTGSTAEAVDEDDDFNWADFYREQFSSAIDVQALDKFKQEYQGSEEEEGDLLAAFEKYRGDMDKIYESVMLCNVLDDDERFRAIIDKAIADGKVEQYKKYSEEPERKRQQRLKRAQKEAKEAEEAAKELEKKEEVKETKAKKGKKKKTSAMDDNDLVALIQQRQASRAESFFDKLEEKYAPGKKRAAKFEEPPEEAFAATAARRSAKKKKATK; this is translated from the exons ATGCCACACGAAGATGACGTCCCCGATATCCCTGATGAGGCTCCCCTCGAGACCGATCTCTATGAGACCTTGGGGGTTAAGGGTGATGCGACTGCCGATCAGATCAAATCCGCGTACAGAAAGCTGGCGCTAAAGCACCATCCTG ACAAGGCTCCGGAGgatcaaaaagaagaagcaaacaaGAAGTTTCAGCAGATCGCCTTCGCCTATGCAATTCTGTCAGACGagcgccgccgccgccgattCGACCTGACAGGCAGTACCGCCGAGGCAgtggacgaggatgacgactTCAATTGGGCGGACTTCTATCGGGAACAGTTCTCAAGTGCAATCGATGTACAGGCGCTCGACAAATTCAAGCAGGAGTACCAGGgctcggaagaggaagagggcgaCCTGCTCGCGGCGTTTGAGAAATACCGAGGCGATATGGACAAGATTTATGAGTCGGTCATGCTGTGTAACGTGcttgatgacgatgaacGCTTCCGCGCCATTATTGACAAGGCGATTGCCGATGGAAAGGTGGAGCAGTACAAGAAGTACTCCGAGGAGCCGGAAAGAAAGCGACAGCAGAGACTCAAGCGTGCGCAGAAGGAAGCTAAAGAAGCCGAGGAGGCTGCTAAAGAacttgagaagaaggaagaagtaaaggaaaccaaggcgaagaagggaaagaaaaagaagacctcCGCTATGGATGACAACGATCTGGTAGCTCTGATTCAGCAGCGACAGGCTTCCCGTGCCGAGTCATTCTTTGATAAACTGGAGGAGAAATATGCCCCTGGCAAGAAACGAGCGGCGAAGTTTGAGGAGCCTCCTGAAGAAGCTTTTGCAGCCACCGCAGCTCGACGCAGcgcgaaaaagaagaaggctacTAAGTGA
- a CDS encoding putative DRAP deaminase, giving the protein MQSPHAKYLRECLSLAEKSPPRPTNFRVGAILVSRKEGDYKTEDDRIVSTGYTMELAGNTHAEQCCLSNYAAVHSVPEDRVWEVLPSEPDRKLVMYVTMEPCGKRLSGNLPCVQRIIRTRQGDRKGIQKVYFGVKEPGTFVGGSEGCQMLTAAGIDWQVVNGLEREILEVAVAGHENREEEVKAALDTVETNIDDISDDERRRQQEAQRNPKKRMMEANLLG; this is encoded by the coding sequence ATGCAATCTCCACACGCCAAATATCTTCGAGAATGCCTCTCTCTGGCTGAGAAATCCCCGCCCCGCCCGACCAACTTTCGCGTCGGCGCCATCCTCGTCTCCCGTAAAGAAGGCGATTACAAGACCGAAGACGACCGGATCGTCTCGACTGGCTACACGATGGAATTAGCGGGTAATACACATGCAGAGCAGTGCTGTCTGTCCAATTACGCTGCAGTACATTCCGTGCCAGAAGACCGCGTGTGGGAGGTATTACCATCTGAACCGGACCGAAAGCTAGTCATGTACGTTACAATGGAGCCATGCGGGAAGCGACTCTCGGGGAATCTGCCTTGTGTACAGAGGATTATCCGGACTCGTCAGGGGGATCGCAAGGGCATCCAGAAGGTATATTTTGGAGTCAAGGAGCCGGGGACATTTGTCGGTGGCTCAGAGGGGTGTCAGATGTTGACAGCTGCCGGGATTGATTGGCAGGTTGTCAATgggttggagagggagatcCTGGAGGTGGCGGTGGCTGGGCATGAGAATCGTGAGGAGGAGGTCAAGGCCGCATTGGACACAGTTGAAACCAACATAGATGACATCAGTGACGACGAGCGGCGCCGACAGCAGGAAGCGCAAAGgaatccaaagaaaagaatgatggaAGCCAACTTGCTCGGCTGA
- a CDS encoding fungal-specific transcription factor domain-containing protein — MQKQRRPYRSHKIPACDRCRRFKRRCTGGTPEQPCVLCSLQEVPCIISSSPKLSSSPRRRVKHDQRCVQTTRIAPSTSVDRVPSPAPADGEVVQEHIGRDYHGSPGQDQSKVELSMFASPVISEDIQILERYMSSKSSSLSTGERSGSSDTPMVYLRAPRRREGLSMAANPGKRQKEIVMQVLQPYTDELVRLYFEEIHPAFPLLDEQLFMELYKAGDKLSPVLVCYFFSVSLILWHHSPVLRQFPKPDVYFIWNLAVEALQQDFLAPALSTMYSVLLDMGGRPIYSMLVNTINNGRAVTLAQTLGLNRDPTNWRRPKSEKSLRIRLWWAVVIHDRWSSFAHGISPTITKSRYDVPIPMLEDIITDSNQSDTRIKAANSFIHLCTLTEILGEVLPLVYDLTFNPEETWKQIRRLETNLDDWEDRLPSYLRRDNNENPRVSGSSSLQLSYLAVRLLLKRISLHATTLSTDIDRLQSTRYHLSQLRKSAQEIVNYVCSLTKAQLQEFWLPYTAHHLILTVIIFLRCTIESTDKTIISTCKTSLQHLWTKLQTTAEDGWDLATMCISQCKESVSKVLDSDVRGANVVGGEQQQLHLQQGGAGDGKLLPNQGEGRSPAMQSMGAGELLPDILPFSNPDISFDNQWDLGSLYGLGWMGMDGFGAYEAGNQGGF, encoded by the exons ATGCAGAAACAACGTCGACCATATCGCTCCCACAAAATCCCCGCGTGTGATCGCTGTCGCCGGTTCAAGCGTCGATGTACCGGTGGCACTCCAGAACAGCCCTGTGTGCTATGCAGCCTGCAGGAAGTCCCTTGCATAATATCCAGTAGTCCTAAATTGTCGTCTAGTCCTCGCCGCAGAGTGAAGCATGACCAGCGATGTGTCCAAACAACACGAATTGCACCCTCCACTTCTGTTGATAGAGTGCCTTCACCGGCTCCAGCCGATGGAGAAGTTGTCCAAGAACACATCGGGCGTGACTATCATGGCTCACCAGGTCAAGATCAATCTAAGGTAGAACTATCCATGTTTGCTAGCCCTGTCATCTCCGAGGACATACAGATTTTGGAGCGATACATGTCTTCCAAATCCAGCTCACTATCTACTGGAGAAAGAAGTGGGTCCTCGGATACTCCTATGGTGTACCTTAGAGCTCCCCGGCGGAGAGAAGGCCTGTCTATGGCAGCGAATCCTGGGAAGCGCCAGAAAGAGATAGTGATGCAAGTCCTTCAACCTTATACCGATGAACTGGTCAGATT GTATTTCGAGGAGATTCATCCAGCTTTCCCTCTCCTCGATGAACAACTATTCATGGAGTTATATAAAGCTGGCGACAAGCTGTCACCAGTCCTAGTCTgctatttcttttccgtgTCCTTAATCCTCTGGCATCATTCGCCTGTACTCAGGCAATTTCCCAAGCCGGACGTATATTTTATTTGGAACCTGGCTGTGGAGGCTTTGCAGCAGGACTTCCTAGCCCCTGCGTTATCGACCATGTACTCGGTGTTATTGGACATGGGCGGGCGACCTATCTATTCCATGCTCGTGAACACAATCAACAATGGCCGGGCGGTTACCCTAGCTCAGACTCTAGGGCTAAACCGTGACCCGACTAATTGGAGACGGCCCAAGAGCGAAAAGTCGCTGCGCATTCGCCTCTGGTGGGCAGTCGTCATTCATGACCGCTG GTCAAGTTTTGCCCATGGTATCAGTCCAACCATAACCAAATCTAGATACGACGTGCCCATACCGATGCTGGAGGATATAATCACAGATTCAAACCAGTCGGATACACGCATCAAAGCTGCCAACTCATTCATCCATCTTTGCACCCTCACAGAAATCCTAGGAGAAGTCTTACCACTAGTCTACGACCTAACTTTCAACCCAGAGGAGACCTGGAAGCAGATCCGCCGTCTCGAAACAAACCTAGACGACTGGGAAGATCGTCTGCCGAGCTACCTCCGCCGAGATAATAACGAAAATCCAAGAGTATCTGGATCGAGCAGTCTCCAACTCAGTTATCTTGCCGTCCGATTACTGCTGAAGCGAATCTCTTTACAT GCAACAACCCTATCAACAGACATCGACCGTCTCCAATCAACCCGCTACCACCTCTCCCAACTGCGTAAATCCGCCCAAGAAATTGTAAACTACGTCTGCTCCCTCACCAAGGCCCAATTACAAGAATTCTGGCTTCCAT ATACAGCCCACCACCTAATCCTAACCGTAATAATTTTCCTCCGCTGTACCATCGAATCAACCGACAAAACCATAATCTCCACCTGTAAGACAAGCCTCCAGCACCTCTGGACGAAGCTCCAAACCACCGCCGAAGACGGCTGGGATCTAGCAACGATGTGCATCTCGCAGTGTAAGGAATCCGTGTCGAAGGTCCTTGATAGCGACGTAAGGGGGGCCAATGTTGTTGGCGGTGAGCAGCAACAGCTACACCTGCAGcagggaggagctggagatggaaaaCTACTTCCTAATCAGGGCGAGGGCAGGAGTCCTGCGATGCAGAGCATGGGTGCAGGGGAGTTGTTACCGGATATACTTCCTTTTTCGAATCCGGATATTTCCTTCGATAATCAGTGGGATTTGGGGTCGTTGTATGGGCTGGGGTGGATGGGGATGGATGGGTTTGGGGCTTATGAGGCTGGGAACCAGGGGGGGTTTTAA
- a CDS encoding xylosidase : arabinofuranosidase, producing MWTPGVSALSFLALATSALCQPIGLSPYTNPILPGWHSDPSCAYVEEDDTIFCVTSTFIAFPGLPIYATKDLQNWKQVSNVFNRPSQIPSLSNTTNQQGGIYAPTLRYHDGTFYLIVSFLGPEIKGLVFTSSDPYSDAAWSEPLEFSVRGIDPDIFWDDDGTVYVTSADDARIQHYSLDLQTGETGPVTYLWNGTGGASPEGPHLYRKDDFYYLMIAEGGTELNHAETMVRSKNRTGPWELCPHNPILTNRNTTQYFQTVGHADLFQDGTGNWWAVALSTRSGPEWKNYPMGRETVLAPATWEEGEWLVVQPVRGQMQGPLPRENKDGIKGDGSFVNEPDHVTFAPGDSIPSHFLYWRYPETSNFAVSPQDHPNTLRLTPSLYNITGNASSTPEEGITLLTRRQTDTLFTYSVDIAFDPQVPDEEAGVTLFLTQLQHVDLGLVLLESQNGTSSPALQLRTEGHGNYEGSLPGSIVSVPEGWRGEPIRFQIQAVSDTQYEFSVASVKTPAQRAVVGYADSRIVSGDTGRFTGTLVGVYATSNGGSGTTDAYISNWRYEGQGQKII from the exons ATGTGGACCCCTGGTGTCTCTGCGTTGTCCTTTCTAGCATTGGCGACTTCCGCCCTTTGCCAACCAATTGGACTTTCGCCATACACAAACCCGATTCTGCCTGGATGGCACTCCGATCCCTCATGTGCCTatgtcgaagaagatgacaccATCTTCTGCGTTACATCGACGTTCATCGCATTCCCTGGACTACCAATCTATGCAACAAAAGATCTCCAAAACTGGAAACAAGTCAGCAACGTCTTCAACAGACCAAGCCAAATCCCATCCCTTAGCAACACCACAAACCAGCAAGGAGGGATCTACGCACCGACCCTCCGCTACCATGACGGAACCTTTTACCTGATCGTCTCCTTCCTCGGTCCAGAGATCAAAGGCCTCGTCTTCACCTCATCGGACCCATACAGCGACGCCGCATGGAGCGAACCACTGGAATTCTCCGTTCGAGGCATCGACCCTGACATCTTCTGGGACGACGACGGCACCGTATACGTCACCTCAGCCGACGACGCCCGAATCCAGCACTACTCCCTCGACCTCCAAACCGGCGAAACAGGCCCCGTAACCTACCTCTGGAACGGAACAGGTGGTGCCTCGCCCGAAGGACCCCATCTATACCGCAAAGACGACTTCTATTACCTGATGATCGCTGAAGGCGGCACCGAGCTCAACCACGCAGAGACAATGGTCCGGTCCAAGAACCGCACCGGACCCTGGGAGCTCTGTCCCCATAACCCAATCCTAACGAACAGGAACACAACCCAGTACTTCCAAACAGTCGGCCACGCAGACTTATTCCAAGACGGGACCGGAAACTGGTGGGCCGTGGCCCTCAGCACCCGGTCCGGACCCGAATGGAAGAACTACCCCATGGGCCGCGAGACGGTCCTGGCCCCTGCCACctgggaggaaggagagtgGCTCGTTGTCCAGCCGGTCCGGGGCCAGATGCAAGGACCGTTGCCGCGAGAGAACAAGGACGGCATAAAAGGCGATGGAAGCTTTGTCAACGAGCCGGACCATGTTACTTTTGCACCGGGCGACTCTATCCCATCTCACTTTCTGTATTGGCGGTACCCGGAGACTTCGAACTTCGCTGTATCCCCACAGGACCACCCGAATACCCTCCGTTTAACACCCTCCCTCTACAACATCACTGGAAATGCATCCTCCACCCCAGAAGAGGGTATAACCCTCCTAACCCGTCGCCAAACAGATACCCTATTCACCTACAGCGTGGATATCGCATTCGATCCTCAAGTCCCCGACGAAGAAGCCGGTGtcaccctcttcctcacaCAGTTACAACACGTCGACCTAGGCCTCGTGTTGTTAGAATCCCAAAACGGAACTTCCTCTCCAGCACTCCAACTCCGGACCGAAGGCCACGGGAACTATGAAGGCTCACTTCCGGGAAGTATCGTGTCTGTCCCAGAGGGGTGGAGGGGAGAGCCGATCCGGTTCCAGATCCAGGCTGTGAGTGATACTCAATATGAATTCTCGGTTGCGTCGGTCAAGACGCCGGCTCAGAGGGCTGTCGTTGGGTATGCGGATTCGAGGATTGTTAGTGGTGATACTGGGAGGTTTACGG GTACGCTTGTTGGGGTTTATGCTACGAGTAATGGTGGATCGGGGACTACAGATGCATATATCAGTAATTGGAGATATGAGGGACAAGGACAGAAGATCATCTGA
- a CDS encoding putative NAD dependent epimerase/dehydratase gives MHPTKTICIVGVTGNQGGSVAQRFLQDPTYHVRGLTRDPSSTKAQELAAQGIEIVQANLDDTSSLKSAFAGANIIFSVTNYWEPFFRADCRQNAAELGISCRKYAYDVEYQQGKNIADAAAATAETLDENGFIVSTLSQAGRCSGGKFEELYHFDAKADVFPSYVQSNYPELARKMSCVQTGYFMSSYKLVPDAYFGRADDGSFEMAFPTAPDAAVPHFNVNADMGNFVYAVAKMPPGKSYMAEGTTCSWTEYMRLWSKVNSVPASYRQITLEELIDRTPDAEFGREVGDMFAYSTEPGYDGGDRELLHAADIRKVSYTMLLSKHANWYSLLNVARLE, from the coding sequence ATGCATCCGACTAAAACAATCTGCATCGTTGGCGTTACAGGAAACCAGGGTGGTTCTGTTGCTCAGCGCTTCCTCCAAGACCCCACTTATCATGTCCGAGGTCTAACGCGCGACCCCTCTTCCACCAAAGCCCAGGAACTCGCTGCACAAGGGATAGAGATTGTCCAGGCTAACCTCGACGATACGTCTAGTCTCAAATCAGCTTTCGCAGGTGCCAACATCATCTTCAGTGTCACTAATTACTGGGAGCCATTCTTTCGAGCAGACTGCCGACAGAATGCTGCCGAGCTGGGCATATCTTGCCGCAAGTATGCCTACGATGTTGAATACCAGCAGGGCAAAAATATTGCCGATGCGGCAGCAGCTACTGCCGAAACTTTAGATGAAAATGGGTTCATTGTGTCGACGTTGAGCCAAGCTGGGAGGTGTAGCGGGGGAAAATTCGAAGAGCTGTACCATTTTGATGCGAAGGCAGATGTCTTCCCAAGCTACGTGCAAAGTAATTACCCAGAGCTGGCCCGGAAGATGTCTTGTGTGCAGACGGGATATTTCATGTCGAGCTACAAGCTGGTTCCGGATGCTTACTTCGGGAGAGCCGATGATGGCTCTTTTGAGATGGCGTTTCCGACTGCTCCAGATGCAGCGGTACCTCATTTTAATGTCAATGCGGATATGGGGAATTTTGTGTATGCGGTGGCTAAGATGCCGCCTGGGAAGAGTTACATGGCCGAAGGCACAACGTGCAGCTGGACGGAGTATATGAGACTATGGAGTAAGGTGAACTCAGTGCCGGCGTCTTATCGGCAGATCACATTAGAAGAGTTAATAGATCGAACACCCGATGCAGAATTTGGTCGGGAAGTGGGGGACATGTTTGCATATTCGACCGAGCCGGGGTACGACGGTGGTGATAGGGAGTTATTGCATGCCGCAGATATTCGCAAAGTAAGTTATACCATGCTTCTCTCGAAACATGCAAATTGGTACTCATTGTTAAATGTTGCTAGGCTGGAATAG
- a CDS encoding OB-fold nucleic acid binding domain protein — MATVDDGELVFYPAFCFRASPTHFAWVKMGAVDVHLLKRRAGFEDQSTFFYMNHPIRFVSLVGIIVARSEYPTLTILTVDDSSGAIIDVIVLKAPITDDNGDQPVRSDRGGDLQSAYATKHVAATNKTTVDTNPLVPGVVVQVKGTLSTFRGTMQVQLERVAVVQDTNAEMRFLDQRSRYLVEVLSVPWILTEEDVERLRYEADDEEERLEEEQERIKRRQRRRIEREEKDQRRIQKLWEREERLRAKEALYSRDAGAKFMRDFEERKV; from the exons ATGGCGACAGTCGACGATGGCGAACTCGTCTTTTACCCGGCATTCTGCTTCCGAGCGTCTCCGACGCATTTCGCCTGGGTAAAGATGGGGGCAGTAGATGTGCATCTACTTAAAAGGAGGGCTGGGTTTGAAG ACCAATCCACATTCTTCTACATGAACCACCCCATCCGCTTCGTCTCTCTAGTCGGCATCATCGTCGCCCGGTCAGAATACCCCACGCTAACCATCCTCACGGTGGACGACAGCAGTGGCGCGATAATTGACGTCATTGTGCTCAAAGCTCCGATTACAGATGACAATGGCGACCAGCCCGTTCGAAGCGACAGAGGAGGGGATCTGCAGTCTGCATATGCCACTAAGCATGTTGCAGCTACCAATAAGACAACCGTGGATACAAATCCCTTGGTCCCGGGCGTCGTGGTGCAAGTCAAGGGGACGTTATCGACATTCCGGGGTACAATGCAAGTTCAATTGGAGCGAGTTGCCGTGGTCCAGGACACAAACGCCGAAATGCGATTTCTGGATCAGCGGAGTCGATATCTTGTTGAGGTGCTTTCTGTGCCATGGATTTTGACGGAAGAGGATGTTGAAAGATTGCGCTACGAggcggatgatgaagaggagagacttgaggaggagcaggagagGATAAAAAGACGACAGCGAAGACGGATTGAGCGGGAGGAAAAGGACCAGAGGAGAATTCAGAAGTTATGGGAGCGGGAAGAGAGACTCAGAGCCAAGGAGGCTTTGTATAGCCGGGACGCCGGAGCTAAATTCATGCGTGActtcgaagaaagaaaggtataG
- a CDS encoding Stc1 domain-containing protein — protein sequence MGDRVRNAYAGGYSDAIKRQLERVVIPDRVKCMTCKKIRMQSAYSKRQLDVLRNAIVVQGGRALTGPGLAKCRECVGGQTVELRCVICDETKGLEEFAKNQRHDRDHARCLGCVQNHTETEPVFEEQKLLAESEMSTAQDTTTSNQADDGYAYSTTYGEDEEDDDDYSIGGGVWVEPECPQGNPPTKSKEREYTGYDQQGIPHRLSTPTTTPKSVHSGWASWGIEASSVQANTPRAGKPSPSAQKKTSNFAKIPKMRVERSNLRTTRTPAPAREHLAYEKGDHVDIEDFL from the exons ATGGGTGACAGAGTGAGAAATGCATATGCTGGTGGCTATAGCGATGCTATCAAGAGACA GCTTGAGAGGGTGGTAATCCCCGACAG AGTCAAGTGCATGACGTGCAAAAAGATCCGCATGCAGAGCGCGTACTCCAAAAGACAGCTCGATGTGCTGCGAAACGCCATAGTTGTCCAAGGCGGCCGAGCCCTCACTGGTCCTGGCCTCGCCAAATGCAGAGAATGTGTAGGTGGCCAGACTGTAGAGCTCCGGTGCGTCATTTGTGATGAAACAAAAGGCCTTGAGGAGTTCGCAAAGAACCAGAGGCATGATCGTGATCATGCA AGGTGCTTGGGCTGCGTGCAGAACCATACGGAAACTGAGCCTGTGTTCGAGGAACAAAAACTGCTTGCAGAAAGCGAGATGTCCACTGCCCAAGATACTACCACGTCC AATCAGGCAGACGACGGTTACGCATACAGTACTACCTACggggaagatgaagaggatgacgatgactaCTCTATAGGGGGTGGAGTCTGGGTTGAGCCCGAATGCCCTCAAGGCAACCCTCCCACTAAGAGCAAAGAACGTGAATATACTGGATACGACCAACAGGGAATACCCCATCGCCTCAGCACACCTACCACAACACCGAAAAGCGTGCATTCTGGCTGGGCATCTTGGGGAATCGAAGCTAGTTCTGTGCAAGCAAATACTCCTCGAGCCGGCAAGCCCTCACCTTCAGCACAGAAAAAGACCTCGAACTTCGCGAAGATCCCG AAAATGCGAGTTGAACGAAGCAATCTTCGGACAACACGCACCCCAGCCCCCGCTAGAGAGCACTTGGCATATGAAAAGGGTGACCATGTTGACATTGAGGACTTTCTCTAG
- a CDS encoding kinase-like domain-containing protein, which yields MTVSYDHSSLRNAAPTSMATLEDRFEVMKEVGDGSFGSVAVARVRTAGSNIARRGTMVAIKTMKKTFDSLAPCLELREVIFLRTLPAHPHLVPALDIFLDPLSRKLHICMEYMDGNLYQLMKSRDHKPFDGKHVKSILYQILSGLDHIHAHHFFHRDIKPENILVSTSAPSDSAFSRYSNLVTPPSTPPTYTVKIADFGLARETHSKLPYTTYVSTRWYRAPEVLLRAGEYSAPVDMWAVGAMAVEIATLKPLFPGGNEVDQVWRVCEIMGSPGNWYSKSGSKLGGGEWRDGSRLAQKLGFTFPKMAPHSMESILQAPQWPTSLSHFVTWCLMWDPKNRPTSTQALNHEYFADAVDPLRPKSSTARLLGRKTSDRSFKSPTRENSDSPSLTSKSSWFRRSLIGRSDSDNEQSKQPVVSYSTAPETTKTKPAPSKRATWANGAPMPILPSIRPVSPLSNAVTAQANSCIAGDNGKASKKIGRQLSLNSHGNHYADVHRQEAERALNGGNPLVGANQKESFFSHLRKRARRLSGRNQGNVGSDNVEANAGCMPWSNRSSLALDTANANDAKQGSDLSELDKALQGVKCSLDSTALGNVPVHITSPVEGVKRQSMPQGSIRSMGDSPVSTSGTGAPISSRTRRALQLSSHPVHRYETPEEEDELLDEALHSASKAARRLAQTETSSDGSSNFSHQTMGNDNSRALPSPYPTPSPSAKCDGVSFGHSDTTPIRRLGLPDGKTDATSNRQWPTPPYEDGDWNHSGTTNFMTGSTYR from the exons ATGACTGTCTCTTACGATCACTCGTCGTTGCGGAACGCCGCACCGACGTCAATGGCTACCCTTGAAGACCGGTTTGAAGTGATGAAGGAAGTAGGGGATGGTAGCTTTGGTAGTGTTGCCGTGGCTCGTGTACGGACGGCTGGTTCCAACATCGCGCGGAGAGGAACCATG GTTGCCATTAAGACCATGAAGAAGACCTTCGATTCATTAGCTCCATGTTTAGAATTACGGGAAGTCATCTTCCTACGGACTCTACCCGCTCATCCACACCTCGTTCCGGCTCTCGACATCTTTCTCGACCCTCTTTCCCGCAAGCTACATATCTGTATGGAATACATGGATGGCAACCTCTACCAACTGATGAAATCACGAGACCACAAGCCGTTCGATGGGAAGCATGTGAAGAGCATCCTTTACCAAATTCTGTCGGGCCTTGATCACATCCATGCTCACCACTTTTTCCACCGTGATATCAAACCGGAAAACATCCTTGTATCCACATCCGCCCCCAGCGACTCTGCTTTCAGCCGTTACTCTAACCTAGTGACTCCCCCCTCGACCCCCCCAACATATACTGTGAAAATCGCCGATTTTGGCCTCGCAAGGGAGACCCATTCCAAGCTCCCTTACACTACATATGTCTCCACAAGATGGTACCGTGCCCCGGAGGTCCTTTTGCGTGCAGGTGAATACTCCGCACCTGTGGACATGTGGGCTGTTGGAGCCATGGCCGTCGAAATCGCTACTTTGAAGCCATTGTTCCCCGGTGGCAACGAAGTTGATCAGGTTTGGCGCGTTTGCGAGATTATGGGTAGCCCAGGTAACTGGTATAGTAAGTCGGGCTCCAAGCTCGGCGGTGGTGAATGGAGAGATGGCTCCCGTCTTGCTCAGAAATTGGGATTCACTTTCCCCAAG ATGGCCCCTCATTCAATGGAAAGCATCCTCCAAGCACCGCAGTGGCCAACCTCTCTCAGCCACTTTGTCACTTGGTGTCTGATGTGGGATCCCAAGAATAGGCCAACTTCGACACAAGCTTTGAACCATGAGTACTTTGCAGATGCCGTTGACCCATTGCGGCCGAAGTCCTCAACTGCCCGGCTATTGGGTCGGAAAACTTCTGACAGGAGCTTCAAGTCTCCTACTCGGGAAAACAGCGACTCGCCCTCCCTCACATCCAAGTCGTCATGGTTTAGGAGGTCATTGATTGGACGGTCTGATAGCGATAACGAGCAGTCGAAACAGCCTGTTGTCTCGTACAGCACAGCCCCTGAGACCACCAAGACTAAGCCTGCGCCCAGTAAGCGTGCCACTTGGGCAAATGGAGCCCCGATGCCTATCTTGCCTTCGATCCGACCGGTATCTCCGCTTTCCAATGCAGTCACAGCACAGGCCAATTCATGTATTGCCGGTGATAACGGAAAAGCGAGCAAGAAGATTGGCAGGCAGCTTTCGCTTAACTCCCATGGCAACCACTACGCTGATGTCCATAggcaagaagcagagagagCTCTCAATGGTGGAAATCCTCTTGTTGGTGCCAACCAGAAGGAGAGCTTTTTCTCCCACCTTCGCAAACGTGCTCGTAGGCTATCTGGTCGTAACCAGGGAAACGTGGGAAGCGATAATGTTGAGGCTAATGCTGGTTGTATGCCTTGGTCGAATCGTTCATCTTTAGCCTTGGACACTGCCAATGCTAACGATGCCAAGCAAGGCTCTGATCTGTCGGAATTGGACAAAGCCCTTCAGGGCGTGAAATGCTCTCTGGATTCGACTGCACTTGGTAATGTTCCTGTTCATATTACCTCGCCCGTGGAGGGTGTCAAGAGGCAATCCATGCCTCAAGGATCTATACGTTCAATGGGAGACAGTCCCGTTTCAACCAGTGGTACCGGTGCGCCAATCTCCAGCCGAACTCGGCGTGCGCTGCAGCTCTCAAGTCACCCTGTTCACCGCTATGAAACgccggaagaggaggatgagctCCTCGATGAAGCATTACATTCGGCAAGCAAAGCTGCGAGGCGACTAGCACAGACTGAGACATCGTCCGACGGGTCATCGAACTTTAGTCACCAGACCATGGGAAACGACAACTCGCGAGCATTGCCTAGCCCTTATCCTACTCCCTCTCCATCAGCAAAATGTGACGGTGTTTCCTTTGGCCACTCTGACACCACTCCGATTCGGCGATTGGGGCTTCCCGATGGCAAGACAGATGCAACAAGTAATCGCCAATGGCCTACCCCACCTTACGAAGATGGGGACTGGAACCATTCAGGCACTACAAACTTCATGACAGGGTCCACCTATCGGTAG